A genomic window from Halorubrum lacusprofundi ATCC 49239 includes:
- a CDS encoding isoaspartyl peptidase/L-asparaginase: protein MRVIAHGGAGGVPDEPASRQATLDEATRRGVDADTPLDAVEAALGVLESNPRFNAGVGGAVQSDGVVRTDAGVMTADREIGAACSMPGVEHAASVARVVHSETPHIFISGDHAVDLASEFDIETGVDLLTDETRERYEAEDPPQGGPREHLDWLATRFGSGDDQAGGGSGSDEESEDDAGRAPDHDTVGAVATDGETFAAATSTGGRSFALAGRVGDVPQVGSGFFCTEAGGASATGAGEDIARVTLSRRAVDFLDDGFGAQDAADRAIDEFEDITGSGAGVIVLGDDGAGSAFNTDGMQTSIAYQ from the coding sequence ATGCGCGTCATCGCTCACGGCGGCGCCGGGGGAGTCCCGGACGAGCCGGCTTCCAGACAGGCGACCCTCGACGAGGCAACCCGCCGCGGCGTCGACGCCGACACGCCCCTCGACGCGGTCGAGGCGGCGCTCGGCGTCCTCGAATCGAACCCGCGGTTCAACGCCGGCGTCGGCGGTGCGGTCCAGTCCGACGGGGTCGTCCGCACCGACGCGGGCGTGATGACCGCCGACCGCGAGATCGGCGCGGCCTGCTCGATGCCCGGCGTCGAGCACGCGGCGAGCGTCGCCCGCGTCGTCCACTCGGAGACGCCGCATATCTTCATCTCCGGGGATCACGCGGTCGATCTCGCAAGCGAGTTCGATATCGAGACTGGCGTCGACCTGCTCACCGACGAGACTCGCGAGCGGTACGAGGCGGAGGACCCACCGCAAGGCGGCCCCCGTGAGCACCTCGACTGGCTGGCGACGCGGTTCGGCTCGGGGGATGATCAGGCCGGCGGGGGCTCGGGAAGCGACGAGGAGAGCGAGGACGATGCGGGCCGCGCCCCCGACCACGACACGGTCGGTGCGGTCGCGACCGACGGCGAGACGTTCGCGGCGGCGACCTCCACGGGCGGCCGGTCGTTCGCGCTCGCGGGACGCGTCGGCGACGTACCGCAGGTCGGATCGGGCTTCTTCTGTACCGAGGCCGGCGGCGCGAGCGCGACGGGCGCCGGTGAGGACATCGCGCGCGTGACGCTCTCGCGGCGGGCCGTCGATTTCCTCGACGACGGGTTCGGCGCGCAGGATGCAGCGGATCGGGCGATCGACGAGTTCGAAGATATCACCGGATCGGGGGCGGGCGTCATCGTCCTCGGCGACGACGGCGCCGGCAGCGCGTTCAACACCGACGGGATGCAGACGAGTATCGCGTATCAGTAG
- a CDS encoding DUF2270 domain-containing protein has product MGDDTQNDSELAEETELGSEMAGHSAEMSSILGDAYRGELDRETTWRSRLDQTTTWGVTVVAAILTFAFSSADNPHYIILVGILAVSLFLLIEARRYRDYDVYRSRVRLFQQNLLADALDPSEGLEHEDWRSKLSQDYRRPTLKVSTWEATANRLRRIYLPLLIVLLVAWLFRITAFAPNESLLTTASIAVVPGPLVIAVIALYYIAMIAIVLWPRSREAKGEFREGDPQEWKESN; this is encoded by the coding sequence ATGGGAGATGACACGCAGAACGACTCCGAACTGGCAGAGGAGACCGAACTTGGCAGCGAAATGGCCGGCCACAGCGCGGAGATGAGTTCAATATTGGGCGACGCCTATCGCGGAGAATTGGACCGGGAGACCACATGGCGATCACGCCTTGATCAGACGACCACGTGGGGGGTAACGGTTGTGGCTGCGATTCTCACGTTCGCGTTTTCCAGTGCCGATAATCCACATTACATCATCCTCGTCGGTATCCTCGCTGTCTCTCTCTTCCTGTTAATTGAAGCACGGCGATATCGTGACTATGACGTCTATCGCTCGCGAGTGCGTCTCTTCCAACAGAATCTGCTTGCGGACGCGCTCGATCCGTCAGAGGGGCTCGAACACGAGGATTGGCGGAGCAAACTCAGTCAGGATTATCGGAGACCGACACTGAAAGTGTCGACATGGGAAGCCACAGCAAACCGCCTTCGGCGAATTTACCTCCCGCTGTTGATCGTTTTACTCGTCGCGTGGCTGTTCCGAATCACGGCGTTCGCGCCAAACGAGAGCTTACTGACGACTGCCAGTATCGCCGTCGTCCCCGGACCGCTTGTCATCGCTGTCATTGCTCTGTATTACATCGCCATGATTGCGATTGTACTCTGGCCTCGGAGCAGGGAGGCGAAAGGAGAGTTCAGGGAAGGGGATCCACAAGAATGGAAAGAGTCCAACTGA
- the cofD gene encoding 2-phospho-L-lactate transferase: protein MVTFLAGGTGTPKLLDGATRVWHPDEIAVVANTGDDIELGGHLVCPDVDTVLFAGGGVLDRETWWGIADDTTTTHEELRRLATQVGLGTSPRYLDDKAQTAGREIARWRRFSGVGEFMEIGDRDRAVHLTRTSLLDEGHTLTEAIRTLADAFDLDVDLLPMSDDPVATLIHTEAGETIHFQEYWVARRADPAVADVEFRGAADAEPTAVVRDALAEPVVIGPSNPVTSIGPMLAIPGVEAALSATPVVAVSPFIGDEVFSGPAADLMAGVGRDPSTAGVADAYPFADAFVLDDDDPTDLPDRHVERTDTRIDDADDAERVARVCDRALAAVEGAEAEADAEVAE from the coding sequence ATGGTCACGTTTCTCGCCGGCGGCACGGGGACGCCGAAGCTCCTCGACGGGGCGACCCGCGTGTGGCACCCCGACGAGATTGCGGTCGTCGCCAACACGGGCGACGATATCGAACTCGGCGGCCACCTCGTCTGCCCCGACGTCGACACCGTGCTGTTCGCGGGTGGCGGCGTCCTCGACCGCGAGACGTGGTGGGGGATCGCGGACGACACGACGACGACCCACGAGGAACTCCGCCGGCTCGCGACGCAGGTCGGACTCGGAACGTCCCCCAGATACCTCGACGATAAGGCGCAGACGGCCGGCCGCGAGATCGCCCGGTGGCGGCGCTTCTCGGGCGTCGGCGAGTTCATGGAGATCGGCGACCGCGACCGCGCGGTCCACCTCACGCGCACGAGCCTGCTCGACGAGGGGCACACGCTCACGGAGGCGATCCGAACCCTCGCGGACGCCTTCGACCTCGACGTCGACCTCCTCCCGATGTCCGACGATCCGGTCGCGACGCTGATCCACACCGAGGCGGGCGAGACGATCCACTTCCAGGAGTACTGGGTCGCGCGCCGCGCGGACCCCGCCGTCGCGGACGTGGAGTTCCGAGGGGCGGCAGACGCGGAGCCGACCGCCGTCGTCCGAGACGCCCTCGCAGAGCCCGTCGTGATCGGCCCCTCCAACCCCGTGACGAGCATCGGCCCGATGCTCGCGATCCCGGGCGTCGAGGCGGCGCTGTCCGCGACCCCCGTGGTCGCCGTCTCGCCGTTCATCGGCGACGAGGTCTTCTCGGGTCCGGCCGCCGACCTAATGGCGGGCGTCGGCCGCGACCCCTCGACCGCGGGCGTCGCCGACGCGTACCCGTTCGCGGACGCGTTCGTCCTCGACGACGACGATCCGACCGACCTCCCAGACCGTCACGTCGAGCGCACCGATACCCGGATCGACGACGCGGACGACGCCGAGCGCGTCGCTCGGGTGTGCGACCGCGCGCTGGCGGCGGTGGAAGGAGCGGAGGCGGAAGCGGACGCGGAGGTGGCGGAGTGA
- a CDS encoding tRNA-dihydrouridine synthase, giving the protein MTASGDESPPPFLVAASLSGAADADWARAAAPHADAAILGGIAVDPASRAAARDLVARDRSEFLPADPLAWIDRELDQLSEAPIRPGVNVRSATVEPVREAAAVCAERDAVCEVNAHCRQSELRAVGCGESLLRDIDRLAEYVAAVAETGATTSVKVRAEVPGVDLVAVTDAVADAGADWLHVDAMDSEGIVDELTAGRATDETGSPRDDLTVIANNGVRGRETVAEYAAYGADAVSVGRPSERPASLSRIADAVSAWREGELPEESEASLPEAQP; this is encoded by the coding sequence GTGACGGCGAGCGGAGACGAGTCCCCGCCCCCGTTCCTCGTCGCGGCCAGCCTCAGCGGCGCGGCCGACGCCGACTGGGCGCGAGCGGCGGCCCCCCACGCCGACGCCGCGATTCTCGGAGGGATCGCGGTCGACCCGGCCAGTCGGGCCGCCGCGCGCGACCTCGTCGCCCGCGATCGCTCGGAGTTCCTCCCCGCGGACCCGCTCGCGTGGATCGATCGCGAACTCGACCAGCTCTCTGAGGCCCCCATCCGTCCCGGCGTCAACGTCCGAAGCGCGACCGTCGAGCCCGTTCGCGAGGCGGCGGCGGTCTGCGCCGAGCGCGACGCGGTCTGCGAGGTGAACGCGCACTGCCGGCAGTCCGAACTGCGCGCGGTCGGCTGCGGCGAGTCGCTTCTCCGGGACATCGATCGACTGGCCGAGTACGTCGCCGCCGTCGCCGAGACCGGCGCGACGACGAGCGTGAAGGTTCGCGCCGAGGTCCCCGGCGTCGACCTCGTCGCCGTCACGGACGCGGTCGCCGACGCGGGCGCCGACTGGCTCCACGTCGACGCGATGGACTCGGAGGGGATCGTCGACGAACTGACCGCCGGTCGGGCGACAGACGAGACAGGTTCTCCCCGCGACGATCTCACCGTGATCGCTAACAACGGCGTGCGGGGCCGAGAGACCGTCGCCGAGTACGCCGCGTACGGCGCGGACGCCGTGAGCGTCGGGCGACCCAGCGAGCGCCCCGCGTCTCTCTCCCGGATCGCCGACGCGGTATCGGCGTGGCGGGAGGGAGAACTGCCCGAGGAGAGCGAGGCGTCCCTCCCGGAGGCGCAGCCGTGA
- a CDS encoding triphosphoribosyl-dephospho-CoA synthase: MRPDPVDDATLALLLEVAGTPKPGNVDRHRDLDDLRFEAFLGGAVGAREGLELAADGETGIGRAFERGVAGMAARSGTNTQFGCLLLLVPLVRASVGDDGDDENLSPASVDRVTRETTVDDAVAFYRAFEHVDVAVADPPADADDLDVRRGGDAAPALRERDVTLRDVMALSADPGSLTDSDDPDDSEDSDRVPDRNAQEWIEGFPRTFRAAEWIQSDGGPLTDRAARAFIGLLAAEPDTLVAANHGPETAREASERAAALLGGDRSTSGDIDATAVHDADLDAAEELAAAFVDEGINPGTTADLTCAALYVALRHGAEVSP; encoded by the coding sequence GTGAGACCGGACCCCGTCGACGACGCCACCCTCGCGCTCCTGCTGGAGGTGGCCGGGACCCCGAAGCCCGGCAACGTCGACCGGCATCGCGACCTCGACGACCTGCGGTTCGAGGCGTTCCTCGGCGGGGCGGTCGGCGCCCGCGAGGGGCTCGAACTGGCCGCGGACGGGGAGACGGGGATCGGTCGCGCCTTCGAGCGCGGCGTCGCGGGGATGGCGGCGCGCTCCGGGACGAACACCCAGTTCGGCTGTCTCCTCCTGCTCGTCCCGCTGGTGCGGGCGAGCGTCGGGGATGATGGGGACGATGAAAATCTCTCCCCGGCGAGCGTCGACCGGGTGACCCGAGAGACGACCGTGGACGACGCGGTCGCGTTCTACCGCGCGTTCGAGCACGTCGACGTCGCGGTGGCGGATCCTCCCGCGGACGCCGACGACCTCGACGTGCGGCGCGGGGGCGACGCGGCCCCCGCACTCCGGGAGCGGGACGTGACCCTGCGGGACGTGATGGCCCTCTCGGCCGACCCCGGCAGTCTCACTGATTCCGACGATCCTGACGACTCCGAGGACTCCGACCGAGTCCCCGACCGCAACGCGCAGGAGTGGATCGAGGGATTCCCGCGGACGTTTCGCGCGGCGGAGTGGATCCAGAGCGACGGGGGTCCCCTGACCGACCGCGCGGCCCGAGCGTTCATCGGACTGCTCGCGGCCGAGCCCGACACGCTGGTCGCTGCGAACCACGGCCCGGAGACGGCTCGCGAGGCCAGCGAACGGGCGGCCGCGCTGCTGGGCGGGGACCGCTCGACTTCCGGGGACATCGATGCCACCGCGGTCCACGACGCCGACCTCGACGCCGCGGAGGAACTGGCGGCCGCGTTCGTCGACGAGGGGATCAACCCCGGGACGACCGCCGACCTCACCTGTGCGGCGCTGTACGTCGCCCTCCGGCATGGGGCTGAGGTGTCGCCGTGA
- a CDS encoding DUF447 domain-containing protein, with amino-acid sequence MSDDSTASGPDGWPVALRGVTESIVTTLGPNDRWNVAALGLHAPDDPSDPVTARTYGRTRTWRNFTERGGGVVQFTSDPRTFVDAALTVREVDDPVLPTADAWVEVTVEEVASETEGDTTIRTWALDPVEHAVVRERVPTINRGFSAVIDATVAASRLDVPGFDTAELLDRLRYFADVVERCGGPAEREAFARIDEATGWRERAGGATGAGDDEE; translated from the coding sequence GTGAGCGACGACAGCACCGCTTCCGGCCCCGACGGCTGGCCGGTCGCCCTCCGGGGCGTCACCGAGTCGATCGTGACGACGCTCGGGCCGAACGACCGCTGGAACGTCGCGGCGCTCGGGCTCCACGCGCCGGACGATCCGAGCGACCCCGTCACCGCGCGGACGTACGGGCGCACCCGAACGTGGCGGAACTTCACCGAGCGCGGGGGCGGCGTCGTGCAGTTCACGAGCGACCCGCGGACGTTCGTCGACGCCGCGCTGACGGTCCGCGAGGTCGACGACCCGGTGCTGCCGACCGCCGACGCGTGGGTCGAGGTGACCGTCGAGGAGGTCGCGAGCGAGACCGAGGGCGACACGACGATCCGAACGTGGGCGCTCGATCCGGTCGAGCACGCGGTCGTGAGAGAGCGCGTTCCGACAATAAACCGGGGATTCAGCGCGGTCATCGACGCGACGGTGGCCGCCTCGCGGCTGGACGTGCCGGGGTTCGACACGGCGGAACTCCTCGACCGACTACGCTACTTCGCGGACGTTGTCGAGCGGTGCGGCGGCCCAGCCGAGCGCGAGGCGTTCGCCAGAATCGACGAGGCGACCGGGTGGCGGGAGCGGGCGGGGGGCGCAACGGGGGCGGGGGACGACGAGGAGTAA
- a CDS encoding 30S ribosomal protein S17e, with protein sequence MAIKPKYIKQLGNVLLERYPDSFNTDFETNKDSVTTLTTVESKGVRNRIAGYVTQKKAQAAQKA encoded by the coding sequence ATGGCCATCAAACCCAAGTACATCAAGCAGCTCGGGAACGTCCTGCTGGAGCGGTACCCCGACTCGTTCAATACGGACTTCGAGACGAACAAGGACAGCGTCACCACGCTGACGACCGTCGAGTCGAAGGGCGTCCGCAACCGGATCGCCGGCTACGTCACCCAGAAGAAGGCGCAGGCGGCTCAGAAGGCGTAA
- a CDS encoding tripartite tricarboxylate transporter permease: MDALVRPVVDPGFAAAALAFLCGGVALGTASGLVPGLHANNFALLLAGLAPSVSADPLLVGVAMLGAGVVHSFLDIVPALALGVPDAATAVAALPGHRLVVAGRGREAVRLSAVGSGLAVALAVPLAIPITWVMIRGYPVVRNHLPLLLGGVVAFLVLTESSKRAAIGGLVAFLASAALGFATLDVDPAAPLDAGGVLAPLFAGLFGAPVLIDAMGGGGVPPQADARIAMSRRGLGISAGGGSLAGAVVGYVPGISAAIAAVAALPAVPREESDRGFVVATSGANTANTIFALFALVALGTPRTGVTVAIDRAEVPFALPILLVAAATAAACGFALVLLVGDAYLRVVGNADYTRLSIGVLALLVGISYAFAGTVGIGVFVVAGALGLVPPRVGARRVHLMGVLIGPLIAG, from the coding sequence ATGGACGCGCTGGTCAGACCCGTCGTCGATCCGGGGTTCGCGGCGGCGGCGCTGGCGTTCCTGTGCGGGGGCGTCGCGCTCGGGACCGCGAGCGGGCTCGTGCCGGGGCTCCACGCCAACAACTTCGCGCTGCTTCTGGCCGGACTCGCTCCTTCGGTGTCGGCGGACCCACTTCTCGTCGGCGTCGCGATGCTCGGCGCCGGCGTGGTCCACTCCTTCCTCGACATCGTGCCCGCGCTCGCGCTCGGCGTCCCGGACGCGGCCACGGCCGTCGCCGCGCTACCGGGCCACCGGCTCGTCGTGGCGGGGCGCGGCCGCGAGGCGGTCCGGCTGTCCGCGGTCGGATCGGGGCTAGCGGTCGCGCTCGCGGTCCCGCTTGCGATTCCGATCACGTGGGTCATGATCCGCGGCTACCCCGTCGTGAGGAACCACCTCCCGCTGCTTTTGGGCGGTGTGGTCGCTTTTCTTGTGCTTACCGAGTCGTCGAAGCGGGCCGCGATCGGCGGGCTCGTCGCCTTCCTCGCGAGCGCCGCGCTCGGCTTTGCAACCCTCGATGTCGACCCCGCGGCGCCGCTTGACGCCGGCGGGGTCCTCGCGCCCCTTTTCGCCGGGCTGTTCGGCGCTCCGGTGCTTATCGACGCGATGGGAGGCGGGGGCGTGCCGCCACAGGCCGACGCCCGGATCGCGATGAGCCGTCGCGGGCTCGGAATCAGCGCGGGCGGCGGGTCGCTCGCGGGCGCGGTCGTCGGGTACGTGCCGGGCATCTCCGCGGCTATCGCAGCGGTCGCGGCGCTGCCGGCGGTCCCGCGCGAAGAGTCGGACCGCGGCTTCGTCGTCGCCACCAGCGGCGCGAACACGGCGAACACGATCTTCGCGCTGTTCGCGCTCGTCGCGCTCGGGACGCCCCGAACGGGGGTGACCGTCGCGATCGACCGCGCCGAGGTCCCCTTCGCGCTCCCGATCTTGCTCGTCGCGGCCGCGACCGCCGCGGCGTGCGGGTTCGCGCTCGTGTTGCTCGTCGGCGACGCGTACCTCCGAGTCGTCGGGAACGCGGACTACACGCGGCTGTCGATCGGCGTGCTGGCGCTGCTCGTGGGGATATCCTACGCGTTCGCTGGCACAGTCGGGATCGGCGTGTTCGTCGTCGCCGGGGCGTTGGGGCTCGTCCCGCCGCGGGTCGGCGCGCGACGGGTGCACCTGATGGGAGTGTTGATCGGGCCGCTTATCGCCGGGTGA
- a CDS encoding HVO_2753 family zinc finger protein, whose amino-acid sequence MSESETQGTRQCVSCGIQVAGMNAARFSCPDCGETIHRCAKCRKQSNLYECPDCGFRGP is encoded by the coding sequence ATGAGCGAGAGTGAAACGCAGGGCACCCGACAGTGTGTCTCCTGTGGCATCCAGGTGGCCGGGATGAACGCCGCGCGGTTCTCCTGCCCCGACTGCGGGGAGACGATCCACCGGTGCGCAAAGTGCCGGAAGCAGAGCAACCTCTACGAGTGTCCCGACTGCGGCTTCCGGGGGCCCTAA
- a CDS encoding elongation factor 1-beta: MGDVAAKIKVMPNSPDIDLDDLQDRLEESLPQGAKIRGFQRDDVAFGLVALLPTVIVPDGAGGTEAVEEAFNEVDGVESVAVENVGRL; encoded by the coding sequence ATGGGAGACGTCGCCGCCAAGATCAAGGTCATGCCGAACAGCCCCGATATCGACCTCGACGATCTGCAGGACCGGCTGGAGGAGTCGCTCCCGCAGGGCGCGAAGATCCGCGGCTTCCAGCGCGACGATGTCGCGTTCGGGCTCGTCGCCCTCCTCCCCACCGTCATCGTCCCTGACGGCGCGGGCGGCACCGAGGCCGTCGAGGAGGCGTTCAACGAGGTCGACGGCGTCGAATCCGTCGCCGTCGAGAACGTCGGTCGCCTCTAG
- a CDS encoding thioredoxin family protein, whose protein sequence is MKNNTESGASEPADDVSGSSTSTEVRRPVSLADEDALDAFVADADAAVIEFYTDGCGICASMEPVLGNVARELDLAVATVNPRDDPPLVERFDVRSVPLFVLFVDGEPVARRAEGFIPGDDLTAWITDHVA, encoded by the coding sequence ATGAAAAACAATACTGAATCGGGCGCCTCCGAACCTGCGGACGATGTGTCCGGAAGCAGCACATCCACAGAGGTCCGTCGACCGGTATCCCTCGCCGACGAGGACGCACTTGATGCGTTTGTCGCCGACGCGGACGCCGCCGTGATCGAGTTCTACACGGACGGCTGCGGGATCTGCGCAAGCATGGAGCCCGTCCTCGGCAACGTCGCCCGCGAGCTTGACCTCGCCGTCGCCACGGTGAATCCCCGGGACGACCCGCCGCTCGTCGAGCGGTTCGACGTGCGGAGCGTCCCGCTGTTCGTGCTGTTCGTCGACGGCGAGCCGGTCGCACGCCGCGCGGAGGGGTTCATCCCCGGCGACGATCTCACCGCGTGGATCACGGACCACGTCGCGTAG